A part of Cannabis sativa cultivar Pink pepper isolate KNU-18-1 chromosome 6, ASM2916894v1, whole genome shotgun sequence genomic DNA contains:
- the LOC133039091 gene encoding uncharacterized protein LOC133039091, whose amino-acid sequence MASSSRTMEDLGHQWADLQVEDENEVGLLFDQEEVLVDEFDGRWCLVGKLLSDRPADFDSLRNVMASLWRPGKGMYVKELETNRFLFQFFHEVDIGRVLEGTPWTFNKSLLLVERIQGGENPRTKSLNSMEIWVQVYNLEIGFRSDRVLQGVGAYIGKYVSSCPKNFAGIWRDYFRVRVQINVEKPLKRRMRIYKNKTEWFWADFKYERVPTFCFICGTIGHSEKFCHRLFDEPIETIAKPYGMFMKAPDRRQGKQIGARWLRDNMGQPMGSFAGQSSSENHGEGGINQNRPLRDIIMIDGVDSGEKSGDTNVERMQFRVEGKQGENQGISSKEINEESNEIIAQVDLFATDLKRRRINGEGQSEQLIGKEVGPDLVLEESERPINVESRPFENVIIKNGKETVVDRGLASRIEEGLVQVDSDACMEINNGIFPKNDLLAGTHFGSRQPL is encoded by the coding sequence ATGGCGTCTAGTAGTAGAACTATGGAAGATTTGGGACATCAGTGGGCTGATCTACAAGTGGAAGATGAAAATGAAGTGGGGCTTTTATTTGATCAGGAGGAGGTGTTGGTTGATGAGTTTGATGGGAGGTGGTGTTTAGTCGGGAAATTACTATCTGATAGGCCGGCCGATTTTGACTCTCTAAGGAATGTAATGGCATCTTTGTGGCGACCCGGGAAAGGGATGTATGTCAAAGAGCTGGAGACTAATCGGTTCTTGTTTCAGTTCTTCCACGAGGTGGATATTGGCAGAGTTTTGGAGGGAACGCCATGGACATTCAATAAAAGTCTGCTGCTAGTTGAAAGGATACAGGGAGGGGAGAATCCTCGGACTAAATCGTTAAATAGCATGGAAATATGGGTGCAAGTTTATAACCTCGAAATCGGTTTTCGATCGGACCGTGTGTTACAAGGGGTGGGAGCGTACATTGGCAAATATGTGTCCTCTTGTCCGAAAAACTTTGCTGGTATTTGGAGAGACTATTTCAGAGTTCGAGTGCAGATCAATGTAGAGAAACCATTAAAACGGAGAATGCGTATCTATAAAAACAAGACGGAGTGGTTCTGGGCTGACTTTAAGTACGAGCGGGTGCCAACGTTTTGCTTCATTTGTGGTACAATTGGACATTCGGAAAAATTCTGTCATCGGTTGTTTGATGAACCGATCGAAACAATTGCCAAACCTTATGGGATGTTTATGAAAGCTCCAGACAGAAGGCAAGGAAAACAAATCGGAGCTAGGTGGCTTAGAGATAACATGGGCCAGCCGATGGGTTCTTTTGCCGGCCAGAGTTCATCGGAGAATCATGGGGAAGGTGGAATCAATCAGAATCGGCCATTAAGGGATATTATTATGATTGATGGAGTAGATAGTGGAGAGAAATCAGGGGATACGAATGTGGAAAGAATGCAGTTTAGAGTTGAAGGCAAACAAGGAGAAAATCAAGGGATTTCTTCTAAAGAGATAAATGAGGAAAGTAATGAGATAATAGCACAAGTGGATCTCTTTGCTACTGATTTAAAGAGGCGCCGTATAAATGGGGAAGGTCAAAGTGAACAATTAATTGGGAAGGAGGTGGGACCAGATCTGGTACTTGAAGAAAGTGAGAGGCCCATCAATGTGGAAAGTAGGCCTTTTGAAAATGTCATTATTAAAAATGGCAAAGAAACAGTGGTGGACCGTGGGCTTGCTTCTAGAATTGAGGAGGGGCTTGTGCAAGTGGACTCTGATGCATGCATGGAGATAAATAATGGTATTTTTCCAAAAAACGATCTATTGGCGGGTACTCATTTTGGGTCCCGCCAGCCATTATGA